Genomic window (Rhodopirellula bahusiensis):
CGGAACGAGAATCGCAACGGCAACGTATTGGACAGGATCTTACCCGATTCTCTTGCCAAGTTGGCAGTGGATTCCCCCCTTCGTTTGAGCCCGAATTGATGTTCTTTCGACTCCTCGCCCTCCTGATCATCGTGCCCTTCATCGAGCTGGTTTTGCTGCTGCGTTTGGCGGATGCAACCAGCTGGCTGACCACGTTGATGATTGTCGTCATCACCGGAGTGATCGGATCGTTCCTGGCTCGCCGCGAAGGTTTGGCGACTTGGTTTCGTTTCCAATCCGCGATGTCGCAAGGCAAGATGCCCAGCCGCGAAATTCAGGATGGGTTGATGATCGCGTTTGCATCCGCGTTGTTGCTGACGCCGGGTTTGCTGACCGATGCACTCGGCTTCACGCTGTTGACTCCTCCCGGGCGAAGGCTGATTGGCGGATGGTTGCGGAATCGTTTCGCGGGAAGTTTCCAGATGCGCACCTTTGGCGGTGGCGGAAGCTCCTCCAGCGGCCAATCGGTCGAAGACGGTTTTGGACAGCGTGGTTCGAATGCATCGGCGCAGCGTGCCGGCGGTGCGGGCGATACGATTGACTCGCCTCACTTCGAACCCAAACAATCGCCTTCCCCGTGAACTCATCCAACGACCGCGACGCACGACCGACGGACCTTCTCTTTTCATCGGTGCCGCTTCAGCCGACTCCGGTCTCGGTCGAACCCGCACTCGTTCCGCTGACTCAGCCGAAATCATTTGACCTCAGCGAGATTCAGGTGATTCTGTTGGACGTCTATGGAACGCTGGTGATCAGCGGCAGCGGCGACGTTGGAACGGCGGACGATGCCAAACACGACGCGGCCAATCGATGGATTCGCGAAGCAGCCACGGAAGCCGGAGTCGAAGACCTCGATGGCATCCCAACATCCGATCAATTGCGAAACCAGATCGTGGCCACGAATGAGGCGGCTCGTTCCGAGACGAATCCGAAGCCCGAAGTGGACATCCTGGAGATTTGGCGACGGGTGCTGCAGTCGAACGGCCGGGCTGATTTGGCGACAAATTCAAAAATTTTGGTGGCTTGGATTTGTGGCGTGGAAGGCCGCTCCAATCCGGTTTGGCCGATGCCCGGAGCTCACGAAGCATTGATGGCGATGCAAGAAAAAGGTCGCCGACTGGGGATTGTTAGCAACGCTCAGTTCTACACTCCGCTGATCGTTCGAGCATTGATGACGAGCCATCCGCAGGACGCAAAGCGTGACACGTCAAGCGATTCGGCAGAAAGAATGATTGCGGGCGATCTGTCATCCGTGTTCGACCTCAACGCGTGTCATTTTTCCTATCGCTATCGAGCGGCCAAGCCGGGCCCATTGCTGTTTGATCGTGCGATGCGACACCTCAGTTCACTCGGGATTTCGCCGGATCAAGTGCTGTACGTTGGCAATGACATGCTCAACGATGTTTGGGCGGCGAAGCAGTTTGGGCTGCGAACGGCTTTGTTTGCTGGCGACGGCCGTAGCTTGCGATTACGCACCGAGGATGCCCGTTGTCAAAATTGTTTCCCTGACATGGTGCTGACACGCTGGGAACAGATAGTAGAGTGTCTGTGACAGAACGTTTTCTCGACGTTCTACCGCCAGACGACACACGCATGAGTGACATCAACGATGGGCGTCCAAATCGGCTTTGTGGGAACACGTTTCGCCGGCACCGATGGGGTGTCGCTCGAGAGCGCGAAATGGGCCCAGGTTCTGTGGGACAACGGCCACGTCAGCCACTGGTACTCGGGACAGAGCGACCGTGACAAAGCGACGTCGATGGTCGTGCCTCACGCTTACTTCGGCCATCCTGACATCGAATGGATCAACCGCCGCGCGTTTGGGACTCGGACACGCACGCCCGACGTCACCCAGCGAATCTACACGCTGGCTGACTACCTGAAGAAAACGCTTTACGAATTCACGCGTCGATTCGATCTGGATCTGCTGATCGTCCAAAACGCATTGTGCATCCCGATGAACTTGCCGCTCGGTGTTGCGCTGACCAACTTCATCGCGGAAACGGGCTTTCCCACGATCGCTCACCACCACGATTTCTATTGGGAGCGTGATCGGTTCAGCGTCTCGGCCGTGACCGACATGTTGTGGATGGCGTTCCCACCCGCGTTGCCACAAATCCAAAACGTGACGATCAACTCGTTCGCTCAAGAAGACTTGTCGCACCGTCGCGGTGTCTCGTCGATCTTGGTGCCCAACGTGTTGGACTTTGAAAACGAACCACCGCAAGCCGACGAGTACTCGTCCCACTTCCGCAAAGACATCGGATTGGACGATGACGACATCCTGTTCTTACAACCGACTCGCGTTGTACCTCGCAAAGGCATCGAGCATGCCATCGCGTTGGTCGCGGCACTCAAGAACGACAAGTGCAAACTGGTGATCTCCCACGCCAGCGGTGACGAAGGCAACGAATACCTGCAGGTGCTGATGGATTTGGCCGAAAGCAGCGGCGTTGATCTGCGTTTGTGTGATCACCAGGTCGGCGACAAACGAGCCATCGATGCCGATGGCAATCGCATCTACACGTTGGGCGATGCGTACGCGCAAGCCGACTTCATCACGTACCCGAGTATCTACGAAGGGTTCGGGAACGCTTTGTTGGAAGCGTTCTATTATCGCAAACCGTTGTTGGTAAATCGTTATTCGATTTACGTCGCCGACATCGAGCCCAAAGGGGCGAAAGTCATCTCCATGGATGGCTACTTGACCAAGGACGTCGTGTCGAAGGTGGAGCGGATCATCCGCGACAAAGCGTTCCGAGATGAGATGGTTGATTTCAATTACGAGATCGGCCGTGCTTTCTTTTCCTACGGGGTGCTGCGGCGCAAACTGCGAGCCCTCGTTACCAACTTCACCGGGCAGGACAACTTGTGAGCTCAACCATCGACGACGTCACTCGGTCACGGATCACCGATGTGTACGGGCACGTTCCTGACGTGCTCGCCGAAGGCTTGCAACGGTGTTTTGACCAATCCAACGATCCCTCCTCTCCCGACGAATTGTGGGATCATCGCGATGTCGTGATGATCACCTACGCTGATCAAATTCGCGAATCGGGCAAGTCGCCGCTCGATGCTCAGCGGCAATTCCTGTTGGATCACAATCTCGACGAACTGATCCGCTGCGTTCACTTGTTGCCGTTCTGTCCCTCGACCAGCGACGATGGATTTTCAGTCGCGGATTACTTGGCGGTCGATCCAGAATCGGGCGACTGGGACGACATCAAACGTTTGGGAGAACGCTTTGACCTGATGTACGACCTCGTGCTCAATCACTCGTCGCAGAAACATCGTTGGTTCCAATGCTTCTTGAACGACGAACCGGAATACAAGGACTTCTACTCCACCGCCGATCCATCG
Coding sequences:
- a CDS encoding FxsA family protein: MFFRLLALLIIVPFIELVLLLRLADATSWLTTLMIVVITGVIGSFLARREGLATWFRFQSAMSQGKMPSREIQDGLMIAFASALLLTPGLLTDALGFTLLTPPGRRLIGGWLRNRFAGSFQMRTFGGGGSSSSGQSVEDGFGQRGSNASAQRAGGAGDTIDSPHFEPKQSPSP
- a CDS encoding HAD family hydrolase → MNSSNDRDARPTDLLFSSVPLQPTPVSVEPALVPLTQPKSFDLSEIQVILLDVYGTLVISGSGDVGTADDAKHDAANRWIREAATEAGVEDLDGIPTSDQLRNQIVATNEAARSETNPKPEVDILEIWRRVLQSNGRADLATNSKILVAWICGVEGRSNPVWPMPGAHEALMAMQEKGRRLGIVSNAQFYTPLIVRALMTSHPQDAKRDTSSDSAERMIAGDLSSVFDLNACHFSYRYRAAKPGPLLFDRAMRHLSSLGISPDQVLYVGNDMLNDVWAAKQFGLRTALFAGDGRSLRLRTEDARCQNCFPDMVLTRWEQIVECL
- a CDS encoding glycosyltransferase family 4 protein, translating into MGVQIGFVGTRFAGTDGVSLESAKWAQVLWDNGHVSHWYSGQSDRDKATSMVVPHAYFGHPDIEWINRRAFGTRTRTPDVTQRIYTLADYLKKTLYEFTRRFDLDLLIVQNALCIPMNLPLGVALTNFIAETGFPTIAHHHDFYWERDRFSVSAVTDMLWMAFPPALPQIQNVTINSFAQEDLSHRRGVSSILVPNVLDFENEPPQADEYSSHFRKDIGLDDDDILFLQPTRVVPRKGIEHAIALVAALKNDKCKLVISHASGDEGNEYLQVLMDLAESSGVDLRLCDHQVGDKRAIDADGNRIYTLGDAYAQADFITYPSIYEGFGNALLEAFYYRKPLLVNRYSIYVADIEPKGAKVISMDGYLTKDVVSKVERIIRDKAFRDEMVDFNYEIGRAFFSYGVLRRKLRALVTNFTGQDNL